One genomic segment of candidate division WOR-3 bacterium includes these proteins:
- a CDS encoding DUF885 domain-containing protein, with amino-acid sequence MFRLRVQFAPFVCAAGLFVASAFAIGPIRPGASARLDSLGRAAYRTLWEFHPVDATRCGFHEFDGRLGDYSPARTVALKRSVSRFLAQVDSLDTLALSLDERIDRELLASNLKMELFWLDRFKLLERDPHYYSDECVGGVYYVLLRDFAPLAERARCAAERMEDVPRFIRQARASVKDPPRLYAEAAIDGLKDAEDFFQESADELGKQVPELASRLAAAADKAVNSVRAWRAGLELDLPRLSDSFAMGREKFNYLLATDKFLDFDSDSLLRMGENLFARTDSVRKVLRAEEAEVLKRHPAPRPTDEPAPAGFSRQDVLAAQQAEIESMRVWVESSNTATVPAWVGPLRVVETPAFMRRIIPGIAMEGAAPLDENQTGYMYIRPLPDRFDTALARQYYNSGRRRGHRGGIVHEGLPGHHFQISVANHNPSFIRRLQFNTCLIEGWALYCEQMVVEQGLYPPDSFPDLRWLGGVWFRAARIIVDAKLHTGRMSYDDAWKFMVDKCWPDTAFFQAEVRRYCLSPSQPMSYYGEH; translated from the coding sequence ATGTTTCGCCTGCGGGTACAATTCGCACCGTTTGTCTGCGCTGCAGGCCTGTTCGTAGCCTCGGCGTTCGCGATCGGCCCGATCCGGCCGGGCGCGAGCGCCAGGCTTGATTCACTCGGCCGCGCGGCCTACCGGACGCTTTGGGAGTTCCACCCGGTGGACGCGACCCGCTGCGGGTTCCACGAGTTCGACGGCCGGCTCGGCGACTATTCGCCCGCCCGTACCGTTGCCCTGAAGCGCTCGGTCAGCCGCTTCCTCGCCCAGGTCGACAGCCTGGATACGCTCGCGCTGTCGCTCGACGAACGCATCGACCGCGAGCTGCTCGCCTCCAACCTGAAGATGGAGCTCTTCTGGCTCGACCGGTTCAAGCTGCTGGAGCGCGACCCGCACTACTACTCCGACGAGTGCGTCGGCGGCGTCTACTACGTTCTCCTGCGCGACTTCGCGCCGCTGGCGGAACGCGCCCGGTGCGCGGCCGAACGCATGGAGGACGTGCCGCGGTTCATACGGCAGGCCCGCGCCAGTGTGAAGGACCCGCCCCGGCTCTACGCCGAGGCCGCGATCGACGGGTTGAAGGATGCGGAGGATTTCTTCCAGGAGAGCGCGGACGAACTGGGCAAGCAGGTTCCGGAACTCGCGAGCCGGCTCGCCGCGGCCGCAGACAAGGCTGTCAACTCCGTCCGCGCCTGGCGGGCCGGGCTGGAACTCGATTTGCCGCGCCTGAGCGACAGTTTTGCGATGGGCCGGGAGAAGTTCAACTACCTGCTGGCGACCGACAAGTTCCTCGACTTCGATTCCGACTCGCTGCTGCGGATGGGCGAGAACCTGTTCGCACGTACCGATTCGGTGCGGAAGGTGCTGCGTGCCGAGGAGGCCGAGGTCCTGAAGCGCCACCCGGCGCCGCGGCCGACGGACGAGCCCGCGCCGGCCGGCTTCTCCCGGCAGGACGTGCTCGCCGCCCAGCAGGCGGAGATCGAGTCCATGCGGGTCTGGGTCGAGAGCAGCAACACGGCCACGGTACCCGCCTGGGTCGGGCCGCTCCGGGTAGTCGAGACCCCGGCTTTCATGCGCCGCATCATCCCCGGCATCGCCATGGAGGGCGCGGCCCCGCTGGACGAGAACCAGACCGGCTACATGTACATCCGGCCGTTGCCCGACCGGTTCGATACCGCCCTGGCCCGGCAGTACTACAATTCCGGCAGGCGGCGCGGTCACCGGGGCGGAATCGTCCACGAGGGCCTGCCCGGTCACCACTTCCAGATTTCAGTCGCCAATCACAACCCGTCGTTCATCCGCCGGCTGCAGTTCAACACCTGCCTGATTGAAGGCTGGGCGCTCTATTGCGAGCAAATGGTGGTCGAGCAGGGACTCTACCCGCCCGACTCGTTCCCGGACCTGCGCTGGCTCGGCGGTGTCTGGTTCCGCGCCGCACGCATCATCGTGGACGCGAAGCTCCACACCGGC
- the dcd gene encoding dCTP deaminase, whose amino-acid sequence MRSRTTWMYSGSYPMVLNEIHLAKRLCEGLRDSMKGLVITPMMDPERQINGTSVDLRLGADFKVVKPTKYTHLDPRLPKEDIKRMVARYTEEIHIPPDAAFVLHPSSFALGSTLEHVSIPADCCGRLEGRSGLGRMGLQVHSTAGYVDAGFSGALTLELQNVGTLPILLFPGVRVAQISLHLCYATTKGYEERQGSYSRQTGAGGSQAFGDVEYEKLRARHAEVRKRQFVEAFPHDAYKEIVDLMNSKDPPPVEALWQYLISKIGAIGEAPPA is encoded by the coding sequence TTGAGATCGCGCACTACGTGGATGTACTCAGGGAGCTACCCGATGGTGCTTAACGAAATCCACCTTGCCAAGAGGCTGTGCGAGGGCCTGAGAGACTCGATGAAAGGGCTAGTGATTACGCCGATGATGGACCCGGAGCGCCAGATCAATGGAACATCAGTCGACTTGCGACTGGGGGCAGACTTCAAGGTCGTCAAACCCACCAAGTACACGCACCTCGACCCGCGTTTGCCCAAGGAAGACATCAAGCGGATGGTAGCGCGCTATACTGAGGAGATTCACATACCACCCGATGCCGCCTTCGTGCTGCACCCGAGCTCGTTCGCGCTGGGCAGCACGCTGGAGCACGTCAGCATTCCGGCTGATTGCTGTGGTCGGCTGGAAGGCAGAAGCGGTTTGGGAAGAATGGGGTTGCAGGTGCACTCCACAGCTGGCTACGTGGACGCGGGATTCTCCGGAGCCCTCACACTCGAATTACAGAACGTCGGTACGCTGCCTATTCTCCTTTTCCCTGGCGTGCGGGTTGCCCAGATCAGCCTGCACCTGTGCTACGCCACAACCAAGGGGTACGAAGAAAGACAGGGCAGCTACTCGCGGCAAACCGGCGCTGGCGGGAGCCAAGCGTTCGGCGACGTGGAGTACGAAAAGCTGCGTGCGCGCCACGCGGAGGTACGCAAGAGGCAGTTCGTAGAAGCGTTCCCGCATGACGCGTACAAGGAGATTGTGGACCTAATGAACAGCAAGGACCCTCCTCCCGTCGAGGCCCTCTGGCAGTATCTCATCAGTAAGATCGGGGCGATAGGAGAAGCCCCGCCCGCGTAG